In Desulfomicrobium escambiense DSM 10707, the DNA window AGCTCCACTTTCGCGGAGTTATTCCAAATCCAAGGGCAGATTACCCACGCGTTACTCACCCGTGCGCCACTCTACTCAGGGCCGAAGCCCCTTTCTCGTACGACTTGCATGTGTTAGGCACGCCGCCAGCGTTCATTCTGAGCCAGAATCAAACTCTCCAGTTACGTATACTAGTAGAGCAACCTTGTTGCTCATAAAACCTTATCTAGCGTTCTATATGCTCCAACTCGCTATTTATTTGTCAAAGATCCTTGCCCAACCGGCAAGAGGAAATCGTCTCTATCGACTCACCCACTCACCGTCAAGCGCTTTTTTCTTCTTTTTTCAACTTGGCCTTTCAGACTCGTTTGCATCATGGCCAAGCGCTCATCTTTCCGCGCTGCGGTTCAGCAGCGCAGAAAGAGGCTTCTATGTGCGCGGCACCCGAATGTCAACAAGAAACATAAAATTTCTTTTTGTCATTCAAGTTCGGCATGTTAGAGCGAATCAAAACTCCAGGTGCCTCGGCGTGCGCGGAAAGGGAATGACATCGCGGATGTTGGCGATGCCCGTGACCAGCATGAGAAGGCGCTCGAAGCCCATGCCGAAACCGGCGTGCGGCACCGTGCCGAAACGGCGCAGATCCAGATACCACCAGTATTCTTCCTTGGGCAGGCCCAGTTCATCGATGCGGCGCTCAAGGACGTCGAGGCGCTCCTCCCTGGCGCTGCCGCCGATGAGTTCGCCGATGCGCGGCACCAGCACGTCCATGGCACCCACGGTCCGTCCGTCGTCATTGAGGCGCATGTAGAACGCCTTGATCTCCTTGGGGTAGTCGAACACGATGACGGGCTGCTTGAAGTGCTCCTCCGTCAGGTAGCGTTCATGCTCGGTCTGCAGGTCGGTCCCAAAATCCACCGGGAACTCGAAATTCCTGGGCGCTTTCTTGAGAATCCCGACGGCCTCTTCGTAAGGCAGGCGCACGAACGGCTTGGCCAGGATGTTGTCCAGGGTGGCCAGAAGCGTCTTGTCCACGAAGTTGGCGAAGAGGTCCAGGTCGTCGCGGCAGTTGTCTAGGAGATAGGTGATGAGCCACTTGATGCAGGACTCGCCCAGATCCATATTGTCGCTCAGGTCCGCGAAGGCCATCTCCGGCTCGATCATCCAGAACTCGGCGGCGTGCTTGGGCGTGTTGGAATTCTCGGCGCGGAAGGTCGGC includes these proteins:
- the asnS gene encoding asparagine--tRNA ligase, translating into MKNIRVADVLLSESEVPSLVVQGWVRTKRESKEFVFLEINDGSCLKNLQAIVDAGAKGFGLMEKVGTGAAVRLEGALVESPGQGQKWELKAHSLEILGETDPSYPLQKKRHTDEYLRTIAHLRPRTNKFGALNRIRAELSYGVHRFFHEQGFFHVHAPIITGSDCEGAGEMFQVTTLNLSDVPKKGGKADFDQDFFGKEASLTVSGQLAAENLACALGRVYTFGPTFRAENSNTPKHAAEFWMIEPEMAFADLSDNMDLGESCIKWLITYLLDNCRDDLDLFANFVDKTLLATLDNILAKPFVRLPYEEAVGILKKAPRNFEFPVDFGTDLQTEHERYLTEEHFKQPVIVFDYPKEIKAFYMRLNDDGRTVGAMDVLVPRIGELIGGSAREERLDVLERRIDELGLPKEEYWWYLDLRRFGTVPHAGFGMGFERLLMLVTGIANIRDVIPFPRTPRHLEF